One Dermacentor silvarum isolate Dsil-2018 chromosome 10, BIME_Dsil_1.4, whole genome shotgun sequence genomic window carries:
- the LOC119466240 gene encoding uncharacterized protein LOC119466240 isoform X2 yields MEECSDGVVFLAGAALLTISLCCLSYVISLYVQVARDSHWVSSFLGKPKPPVPPKPTALLSEGGTRRPIITVSPLTETTEQNHANGATKEGDSLEDPCKKETAHEVTVVIEHRAEAEALCNGSNDAMPATDDKVDPTPSTSAQPVQNGESEAQSKDTQQPSDSSKRNTITEDWSIKDNVESGDEACCTRLSQLIHRKAKELSTHLTKPPKPLKPLKESKGPPAQPKSFGDEIPGGRHGIRYADEDTEASSDYQDVDFKKLTVAEVTTVSVHKEGTPKPVVEENEYEIVEVPREEVKPTPLPVAPIMVIIEDEATKQSGVIPEETQKKTRSLEKPKRPPPPKPEAAKKPRVRFGVEVFPSDIIAAMAAKKKGSGATTESNVSQSAAAKTEAASAKDTLSDKQVQEETPLENPILVRVKEREEPSPVLSTKMPKSMFPASSPVKKVKPQRPPPPKIPPAASSPHPPCSPPPPPSSPPKSLEETTALPASAAPSTTLESTPVAADESKSSEPVENAVPKDSVVVTEEAKVIPTEVPSCSPIVSEEPVIDSEVVAAAAKTVADVSKSSETPRKKRTPPPRPPPPKCKPKPVETAAVATVKPTVSQKPVVSQKPGTPQKPVPLQRQVVSPPMSKQAVQSGMNVYSQTDDLVMFRAKNIVADLDALLAQREAEEAARANNLSCIEASLKTMAREAAHQFKPFEDSTCGTLDCKREDVPQAPPRKRRQRSRTVEAVRVSGEEQARRLRRSRSLSDADIRIKTAQRLGHEDSSDVAATITETFVMVLESPLTKKELKDLYTNVTVAPTKERRFKDVPHPVPTTGMRFRPLPPPPPPPRGKLKLPTSSAPSSADDNPSTPPATAAAAESEPPSAHPREAPAQEPSETPAVPERVEMRTSPAKRDSKRDSKRDSKRDSKSESLSRQSTKSGSTSPKVQQNGEAKAFRLSNSTFYGPPLEIPPEAQRGAESPSTEPNASSEKSHSSWYDDSDASGDIADVDSPAVPSDTDPTVSSRRSDSSPGSVQRSKTRLKEKKRASAKFYCDVEAERGSSTDGDVPPRASSRASGSDKMVEAAESKGEDTDELLEMAEGLQKEMTKVLVERQKRLLETFDSELSAQRAESESREQRLTDEKDSPSLMPRKDLPSVHSSASEVSWQGSSEEESDGEETRNMSLDEAARHRRKRKCMYIAREMASSEQVFVDALHLLNKDFREAVRAASEERGSPIVPDDVLDQILKHLPHLVDLNEELLGQLQERVDNWEGKEQVADVLIKMGPFLKLYSSYIKDFEAMTATLEEAKRKYPEFQKVVRSFELSPRCRQLSLQQYMLKPIQRIPQYRLLLTDYVKNLEVDTPEYRDACAALEIVSQVAQHANESMKLGDNFSKLMSLQNRISNRYEVLKPGRTFLKEGELMKVSRKEMQPRYFVLFSDSLLYLVPTPQGFYRVNYELPLSGMKVMVPPQQDYQNEFSVYTTKRSFILSASSPEEREEWISALTKAIEDNIHRKSSFHVLKKEGSQSSTSSELGREAPVWIPDQRVTMCQLCTSGFTFTHRRHHCRACGKVVCATCSSHRLPLPYLGSDKPVRICDDCFRSLQCGGELRDHPEADGDGDQSQARRKKHGGVLQEVAANDLGSSISGYLHHWSKKAWKRQWFVVKEHVLYVYKASEDVAALRTVPLLGYQVGTVKKGYEEVPREQLFLLEHTGLDPLIFYADTPDLAAKWREAMEEATKLS; encoded by the exons GCAAGCCCAAGCCTCCCGTGCCTCCGAAGCCCACAGCGCTGCTCTCGGAGGGAGGCACCCGCCGCCCCATCATCACCGTGTCGCCGTTAACCGAGACGACCGAGCAGAACCATGCCAATGGTGCCACGAAAGAAGGTGACAGTTTGGAAGACCCCTGCAAAAAGGAGACGGCTCACGA GGTGACGGTAGTCATTGAACACCGAGCAGAAGCGGAGGCCCTGTGCAACGGTTCGAACGACGCAATGCCTGCGACCGATGACAAAGTCGACCCCACTCCGAGCACTAGCGCGCAGCCAGTGCAAAACGGCGAGTCCGAAGCGCAGTCCAAGGACACGCAGCAGCCATCAGACAGCAGCAAACGAAATACCATAACAGAGGACTG GTCCATCAAGGACAATGTTGAGTCGGGAGACGAAGCATGCTGCACACGACTCTCGCAGCTAATTCACCGCAAGGCGAAGGAGCTGTCCACTCACCTGACGAAGCCACCAAAACCGCTCAAGCCCCTCAAGGAGAGCAAAGGACCACCAGCGCAACCAAAAAGCTTCGGTGACGAAATTCCAGGAGGGCGGCACGGCATTCGCTACGCTGACGAAGACACTGAGGCCAGCTCCGACTATCAAGACGTCGACTTTAAAAAACTCACAGTGGCGGAAGTGACTACTGTGTCTGTTCACAAGGAAGGCACGCCCAAGCCGGTTGTTGAAGAAAACGAATACGAAATAGTTGAAGTGCCTCGTGAAGAAGTCAAACCCACACCCCTGCCCGTTGCCCCCATTATGGTCATTATAGAAGACGAAGCAACAAAGCAGTCCGGCGTCATTCCCGAGGAGACCCAGAAGAAGACACGGTCTCTGGAAAAGCCCAAGAGGCCACCGCCGCCTAAACCAGAAGCAGCGAAAAAGCCGCGCGTTCGATTCGGAGTCGAAGTATTTCCCTCTGACATCATCGCTGCCATGGCTGCGAAGAAGAAAGGTAGCGGTGCCACGACGGAATCTAATGTGTCTCAGTCCGCGGCAGCCAAAACAGAAGCAGCTTCAGCAAAGGACACGCTTTCCGACAAACAGGTGCAGGAGGAGACTCCTCTGGAAAACCCCATTCTTGTCCGAGTCAAGGAGAGGGAGGAGCCAAGTCCCGTGCTTTCGACCAAGATGCCAAAGTCAATGTTCCCCGCCTCATCTCCCGTCAAAAAGGTGAAGCCCCAGCGACCTCCTCCTCCGAAGATTCCTCCCGCCGCTTCGTCGCCTCATCCCCCTTGTTCACCTCCGCCTCCCCCTTCATCACCTCCCAAATCCCTAGAGGAGACAACAGCGTTACCTGCTAGTGCTGCGCCGAGTACGACCTTGGAAAGCACTCCTGTCGCAGCAGATGAAAGCAAGAGTTCAGAACCTGTCGAAAATGCTGTTCCCAAAGATTCGGTAGTTGTGACGGAAGAAGCTAAAGTCATTCCAACAGAAGTGCCTTCATGTTCCCCCATTGTTTCTGAAGAACCTGTGATAGATAGCGAAGTGGTTGCCGCTGCAGCAAAAACCGTTGCGGATGTTTCCAAGTCCAGCGAAACTCCACGAAAGAAGCGAACACCCCCGCCGAGGCCGCCACCTCCAAAGTGCAAGCCAAAGCCAGTGGAGACAGCGGCGGTGGCCACAGTGAAGCCCACAGTTTCCCAGAAGCCAGTGGTTTCACAAAAGCCTGGGACCCCGCAGAAGCCTGTGCCTTTGCAGCGGCAGGTCGTTTCGCCGCCGATGTCCAAGCAAGCAGTTCAGTCCGGCATGAATGTGTATAGTCAGACAGATGACCTCGTGATGTTTCGTGCGAAGAACATCGTAGCCGATCTCGATGCCCTCTTGGCTCAGAGGGAAGCGGAAGAGGCGGCACGGGCAAATAATTTGTCCTGCATCGAGGCATCTCTCAAAACAATGGCGCGGGAAGCCGCACATCAATTTAAACCATTCGAGGATTCAACGTGCGGAACTCTTGACTGCAAAAGAGAAGACGTTCCACAGGCTCCACCACGAAAGCGGCGGCAGCGCTCGAGGACAGTGGAGGCAGTCAGGGTCTCGGGAGAAGAGCAGGCCAGGCGACTACGGAGAAGCCGCTCGCTGTCGGACGCCGATATCCGAATCAAAACGGCCCAGAGGCTTGGCCACGAAGACAGTTCTGATGTTGCAGCTACTATAACCGAAACATTTGTGATGGTCTTGGAGTCGCCTCTTACGAAAAAGGAGCTGAAGGACCTGTACACTAATGTCACGGTAGCCCCTACAAAAGAGCGTCGCTTCAAGGACGTCCCACATCCGGTACCTACAACAGGAATGCGTTTCAGACCTCTTCCACCGCCTCCACCTCCACCGCGAGGGAAGTTGAAGTTGCCAACATCATCTGCGCCAAGTTCTGCCGACGACAACCCTTCAACTCcaccagcaacagcagcagcagctgaaaGTGAACCTCCAAGCGCTCATCCGAGGGAAGCTCCTGCCCAGGAACCGAGTGAAACCCCAGCGGTGCCCGAGAGAGTTGAAATGAGGACAAGTCCAGCTAAGCGTGATTCCAAGCGCGATTCCAAGCGTGATTCTAAGCGTGATTCCAAGTCCGAATCACTCAGCCGGCAAAGCACCAAGAGCGGAAGCACATCTCCAAAGGTTCAGCAGAACGGGGAAGCGAAGGCATTCCGGCTTTCCAACAGCACCTTCTACGGGCCGCCGCTCGAAATCCCGCCGGAGGCGCAGAGGGGTGCCGAGTCACCGAGCACGGAGCCCAATGCCAGCAGCGAAAAGTCACACTCCAGCTGGTACGACGACAGCGATGCGTCGGGCGACATCGCGGATGTTGACTCGCCGGCAGTGCCCAGTGACACTGACCCCACGGTCAGCTCGCGCCGCTCGGACTCTTCTCCCGGGTCGGTGCAGCGGTCGAAGACGAGGCTGAAGGAGAAGAAACGTGCGAGCGCGAAGTTTTACTGTGACGTCGAAGCGGAGCGAGGAAGTTCGACGGATGGCGACGTGCCGCCGCGTGCTTCCTCCAGGGCGAGCGGTTCGGACAAGATGGTTGAGGCAGCTGAGAGCAAAGGGGAGGACACTGACGAACTCCTCGAGATGGCTGAAGGTCTGCAGAAGGAGATGACTAAAGTCCTGGTTGAAAGACAGAAGAGGCTGCTGGAGACATTCGACAGCGAGCTGTCAGCGCAGAGGG CGGAAAGTGAATCCAGGGAGCAGAGGCTGACGGACGAGAAGGACTCGCCTTCGCTCATGCCTCGCAAGGATCTCCCCAGCGTCCACTCATCAGCCTCAGAG GTGAGCTGGCAGGGTTCATCGGAAGAGGAGAGCGATGGGGAAGAGACGCGGAACATGTCCCTGGACGAGGCCGCCCGACACCGAAGGAAGCGCAAGTGCATGTACATTGCCCGGGAGATGGCCAGCTCGGAGCAGGTTTTCGTCGATGCGCTGCACCTGCTCAACAAG GACTTTAGAGAAGCCGTACGAGCAGCTAGTGAAGAACGCGGTTCCCCGATCGTCCCCGATGATGTTCTGGACCAGATTCTCAAGCACCTTCCCCACCTGGTGGACTTGAACGAGGAGTTGCTCGGGCAGCTGCAGGAGCGCGTTGACAACTG GGAAGGTAAGGAGCAAGTAGCGGACGTGCTCATCAAGATGGGTCCATTCCTCAAGCTGTACTCATCCTACATCAAGGACTTTGAGGCCATGACAGCCACTCTGGAAGAGGCCAAGCGGAAGTACCCCGAATTTCAGAAGGTTGTCCGCAGTTTCGAG CTAAGTCCTCGCTGTCGGCAGCTGAGCCTGCAGCAGTACATGCTTAAGCCAATCCAGCGGATACCCCAGTACCGGCTTCTGCTCACTGACTACGTCAAGAACCTGGAAGTAGACACGCCCGAGTACCGCGACGCCTGCGCAGCTCTCGAGATCGTGTCCCAAGTGGCCCAGCACGCCAACGAGAGCATGAAGCTCGGG GACAACTTCTCCAAGCTGATGTCACTCCAAAACAGGATCTCTAACCGCTACGAAGTGCTGAAACCAGGAAGG ACTTTCTTGAAGGAGGGCGAGCTGATGAAGGTCTCTCGGAAGGAGATGCAGCCAAGGTACTTCGTTCTG TTCAGCGACAGTCTCCTCTATTTGGTGCCAACGCCCCAGGGCTTCTACAGGGTCAACTATGAACTTCCCTTGTCTGGCATGAAGGTGATGGTGCCTCCGCAACAGGACTACCAAAACGAGTTCAGCGTCTACACCACAAAGCGTTCCTTCATCTTGTCTGCCAG CTCGCCTGAGGAACGTGAGGAGTGGATATCGGCCCTGACTAAAGCCATCGAGGACAACATCCATCGCAAGAGCTCCTTCCACGTCCTGAAAAAG GAGGGTTCGCAGTCCTCAACGAGCTCCGAGTTGGGCCGCGAAGCTCCCGTGTGGATTCCCGACCAGCGTGTGACCATGTGCCAGCTGTGCACAAGCGGCTTCACCTTCACCCACCGGCGGCACCACTGCCGGGCCTGTGGCAAGGTGGTCTGCGCCACCTGCTCCTCCCACCGGCTGCCGCTACCCTACCTGGGCAGCGACAAGCCCGTCCGCATCTGCGACGACTGCTTCCGCTCCCTCCAGTGTGGTG GTGAACTGAGGGACCATCCAGAAGCAGATGGAGATGGCGACCAAAGCCAggcaagaagaaagaaacatggcGGAGTTCTCCAG GAGGTTGCAGCCAATGACCTGGGATCGTCGATCAGCGGCTACCTGCATCATTGGTCAAAGAAAGCCTGGAAGCGGCAGTGGTTTGTCGTTAAGGAGCATGTGTTGTATGTCTACAAGGCAAGTGAGGACGTAGCTGCTCTTCGGACGGTTCCACTTCTCGGCTACCAAGTGGGCACAGTCAAAAAG GGCTACGAAGAAGTTCCACGAGAGCAGCTCTTTCTTCTGGAACACACGGGCCTTGACCCGCTTATCTTCTATGCAGACACACCAGATCTTGCAGCAAA GTGGCGGGAGGCAATGGAAGAGGCAACAAAACTGAGCTGA
- the LOC119466240 gene encoding FYVE, RhoGEF and PH domain-containing protein 1-like isoform X6: MPATDDKVDPTPSTSAQPVQNGESEAQSKDTQQPSDSSKRNTITEDWSIKDNVESGDEACCTRLSQLIHRKAKELSTHLTKPPKPLKPLKESKGPPAQPKSFGDEIPGGRHGIRYADEDTEASSDYQDVDFKKLTVAEVTTVSVHKEGTPKPVVEENEYEIVEVPREEVKPTPLPVAPIMVIIEDEATKQSGVIPEETQKKTRSLEKPKRPPPPKPEAAKKPRVRFGVEVFPSDIIAAMAAKKKGSGATTESNVSQSAAAKTEAASAKDTLSDKQVQEETPLENPILVRVKEREEPSPVLSTKMPKSMFPASSPVKKVKPQRPPPPKIPPAASSPHPPCSPPPPPSSPPKSLEETTALPASAAPSTTLESTPVAADESKSSEPVENAVPKDSVVVTEEAKVIPTEVPSCSPIVSEEPVIDSEVVAAAAKTVADVSKSSETPRKKRTPPPRPPPPKCKPKPVETAAVATVKPTVSQKPVVSQKPGTPQKPVPLQRQVVSPPMSKQAVQSGMNVYSQTDDLVMFRAKNIVADLDALLAQREAEEAARANNLSCIEASLKTMAREAAHQFKPFEDSTCGTLDCKREDVPQAPPRKRRQRSRTVEAVRVSGEEQARRLRRSRSLSDADIRIKTAQRLGHEDSSDVAATITETFVMVLESPLTKKELKDLYTNVTVAPTKERRFKDVPHPVPTTGMRFRPLPPPPPPPRGKLKLPTSSAPSSADDNPSTPPATAAAAESEPPSAHPREAPAQEPSETPAVPERVEMRTSPAKRDSKRDSKRDSKRDSKSESLSRQSTKSGSTSPKVQQNGEAKAFRLSNSTFYGPPLEIPPEAQRGAESPSTEPNASSEKSHSSWYDDSDASGDIADVDSPAVPSDTDPTVSSRRSDSSPGSVQRSKTRLKEKKRASAKFYCDVEAERGSSTDGDVPPRASSRASGSDKMVEAAESKGEDTDELLEMAEGLQKEMTKVLVERQKRLLETFDSELSAQRAESESREQRLTDEKDSPSLMPRKDLPSVHSSASEVSWQGSSEEESDGEETRNMSLDEAARHRRKRKCMYIAREMASSEQVFVDALHLLNKDFREAVRAASEERGSPIVPDDVLDQILKHLPHLVDLNEELLGQLQERVDNWEGKEQVADVLIKMGPFLKLYSSYIKDFEAMTATLEEAKRKYPEFQKVVRSFELSPRCRQLSLQQYMLKPIQRIPQYRLLLTDYVKNLEVDTPEYRDACAALEIVSQVAQHANESMKLGDNFSKLMSLQNRISNRYEVLKPGRTFLKEGELMKVSRKEMQPRYFVLFSDSLLYLVPTPQGFYRVNYELPLSGMKVMVPPQQDYQNEFSVYTTKRSFILSASSPEEREEWISALTKAIEDNIHRKSSFHVLKKEGSQSSTSSELGREAPVWIPDQRVTMCQLCTSGFTFTHRRHHCRACGKVVCATCSSHRLPLPYLGSDKPVRICDDCFRSLQCGGELRDHPEADGDGDQSQARRKKHGGVLQEVAANDLGSSISGYLHHWSKKAWKRQWFVVKEHVLYVYKASEDVAALRTVPLLGYQVGTVKKGYEEVPREQLFLLEHTGLDPLIFYADTPDLAAKWREAMEEATKLS; encoded by the exons ATGCCTGCGACCGATGACAAAGTCGACCCCACTCCGAGCACTAGCGCGCAGCCAGTGCAAAACGGCGAGTCCGAAGCGCAGTCCAAGGACACGCAGCAGCCATCAGACAGCAGCAAACGAAATACCATAACAGAGGACTG GTCCATCAAGGACAATGTTGAGTCGGGAGACGAAGCATGCTGCACACGACTCTCGCAGCTAATTCACCGCAAGGCGAAGGAGCTGTCCACTCACCTGACGAAGCCACCAAAACCGCTCAAGCCCCTCAAGGAGAGCAAAGGACCACCAGCGCAACCAAAAAGCTTCGGTGACGAAATTCCAGGAGGGCGGCACGGCATTCGCTACGCTGACGAAGACACTGAGGCCAGCTCCGACTATCAAGACGTCGACTTTAAAAAACTCACAGTGGCGGAAGTGACTACTGTGTCTGTTCACAAGGAAGGCACGCCCAAGCCGGTTGTTGAAGAAAACGAATACGAAATAGTTGAAGTGCCTCGTGAAGAAGTCAAACCCACACCCCTGCCCGTTGCCCCCATTATGGTCATTATAGAAGACGAAGCAACAAAGCAGTCCGGCGTCATTCCCGAGGAGACCCAGAAGAAGACACGGTCTCTGGAAAAGCCCAAGAGGCCACCGCCGCCTAAACCAGAAGCAGCGAAAAAGCCGCGCGTTCGATTCGGAGTCGAAGTATTTCCCTCTGACATCATCGCTGCCATGGCTGCGAAGAAGAAAGGTAGCGGTGCCACGACGGAATCTAATGTGTCTCAGTCCGCGGCAGCCAAAACAGAAGCAGCTTCAGCAAAGGACACGCTTTCCGACAAACAGGTGCAGGAGGAGACTCCTCTGGAAAACCCCATTCTTGTCCGAGTCAAGGAGAGGGAGGAGCCAAGTCCCGTGCTTTCGACCAAGATGCCAAAGTCAATGTTCCCCGCCTCATCTCCCGTCAAAAAGGTGAAGCCCCAGCGACCTCCTCCTCCGAAGATTCCTCCCGCCGCTTCGTCGCCTCATCCCCCTTGTTCACCTCCGCCTCCCCCTTCATCACCTCCCAAATCCCTAGAGGAGACAACAGCGTTACCTGCTAGTGCTGCGCCGAGTACGACCTTGGAAAGCACTCCTGTCGCAGCAGATGAAAGCAAGAGTTCAGAACCTGTCGAAAATGCTGTTCCCAAAGATTCGGTAGTTGTGACGGAAGAAGCTAAAGTCATTCCAACAGAAGTGCCTTCATGTTCCCCCATTGTTTCTGAAGAACCTGTGATAGATAGCGAAGTGGTTGCCGCTGCAGCAAAAACCGTTGCGGATGTTTCCAAGTCCAGCGAAACTCCACGAAAGAAGCGAACACCCCCGCCGAGGCCGCCACCTCCAAAGTGCAAGCCAAAGCCAGTGGAGACAGCGGCGGTGGCCACAGTGAAGCCCACAGTTTCCCAGAAGCCAGTGGTTTCACAAAAGCCTGGGACCCCGCAGAAGCCTGTGCCTTTGCAGCGGCAGGTCGTTTCGCCGCCGATGTCCAAGCAAGCAGTTCAGTCCGGCATGAATGTGTATAGTCAGACAGATGACCTCGTGATGTTTCGTGCGAAGAACATCGTAGCCGATCTCGATGCCCTCTTGGCTCAGAGGGAAGCGGAAGAGGCGGCACGGGCAAATAATTTGTCCTGCATCGAGGCATCTCTCAAAACAATGGCGCGGGAAGCCGCACATCAATTTAAACCATTCGAGGATTCAACGTGCGGAACTCTTGACTGCAAAAGAGAAGACGTTCCACAGGCTCCACCACGAAAGCGGCGGCAGCGCTCGAGGACAGTGGAGGCAGTCAGGGTCTCGGGAGAAGAGCAGGCCAGGCGACTACGGAGAAGCCGCTCGCTGTCGGACGCCGATATCCGAATCAAAACGGCCCAGAGGCTTGGCCACGAAGACAGTTCTGATGTTGCAGCTACTATAACCGAAACATTTGTGATGGTCTTGGAGTCGCCTCTTACGAAAAAGGAGCTGAAGGACCTGTACACTAATGTCACGGTAGCCCCTACAAAAGAGCGTCGCTTCAAGGACGTCCCACATCCGGTACCTACAACAGGAATGCGTTTCAGACCTCTTCCACCGCCTCCACCTCCACCGCGAGGGAAGTTGAAGTTGCCAACATCATCTGCGCCAAGTTCTGCCGACGACAACCCTTCAACTCcaccagcaacagcagcagcagctgaaaGTGAACCTCCAAGCGCTCATCCGAGGGAAGCTCCTGCCCAGGAACCGAGTGAAACCCCAGCGGTGCCCGAGAGAGTTGAAATGAGGACAAGTCCAGCTAAGCGTGATTCCAAGCGCGATTCCAAGCGTGATTCTAAGCGTGATTCCAAGTCCGAATCACTCAGCCGGCAAAGCACCAAGAGCGGAAGCACATCTCCAAAGGTTCAGCAGAACGGGGAAGCGAAGGCATTCCGGCTTTCCAACAGCACCTTCTACGGGCCGCCGCTCGAAATCCCGCCGGAGGCGCAGAGGGGTGCCGAGTCACCGAGCACGGAGCCCAATGCCAGCAGCGAAAAGTCACACTCCAGCTGGTACGACGACAGCGATGCGTCGGGCGACATCGCGGATGTTGACTCGCCGGCAGTGCCCAGTGACACTGACCCCACGGTCAGCTCGCGCCGCTCGGACTCTTCTCCCGGGTCGGTGCAGCGGTCGAAGACGAGGCTGAAGGAGAAGAAACGTGCGAGCGCGAAGTTTTACTGTGACGTCGAAGCGGAGCGAGGAAGTTCGACGGATGGCGACGTGCCGCCGCGTGCTTCCTCCAGGGCGAGCGGTTCGGACAAGATGGTTGAGGCAGCTGAGAGCAAAGGGGAGGACACTGACGAACTCCTCGAGATGGCTGAAGGTCTGCAGAAGGAGATGACTAAAGTCCTGGTTGAAAGACAGAAGAGGCTGCTGGAGACATTCGACAGCGAGCTGTCAGCGCAGAGGG CGGAAAGTGAATCCAGGGAGCAGAGGCTGACGGACGAGAAGGACTCGCCTTCGCTCATGCCTCGCAAGGATCTCCCCAGCGTCCACTCATCAGCCTCAGAG GTGAGCTGGCAGGGTTCATCGGAAGAGGAGAGCGATGGGGAAGAGACGCGGAACATGTCCCTGGACGAGGCCGCCCGACACCGAAGGAAGCGCAAGTGCATGTACATTGCCCGGGAGATGGCCAGCTCGGAGCAGGTTTTCGTCGATGCGCTGCACCTGCTCAACAAG GACTTTAGAGAAGCCGTACGAGCAGCTAGTGAAGAACGCGGTTCCCCGATCGTCCCCGATGATGTTCTGGACCAGATTCTCAAGCACCTTCCCCACCTGGTGGACTTGAACGAGGAGTTGCTCGGGCAGCTGCAGGAGCGCGTTGACAACTG GGAAGGTAAGGAGCAAGTAGCGGACGTGCTCATCAAGATGGGTCCATTCCTCAAGCTGTACTCATCCTACATCAAGGACTTTGAGGCCATGACAGCCACTCTGGAAGAGGCCAAGCGGAAGTACCCCGAATTTCAGAAGGTTGTCCGCAGTTTCGAG CTAAGTCCTCGCTGTCGGCAGCTGAGCCTGCAGCAGTACATGCTTAAGCCAATCCAGCGGATACCCCAGTACCGGCTTCTGCTCACTGACTACGTCAAGAACCTGGAAGTAGACACGCCCGAGTACCGCGACGCCTGCGCAGCTCTCGAGATCGTGTCCCAAGTGGCCCAGCACGCCAACGAGAGCATGAAGCTCGGG GACAACTTCTCCAAGCTGATGTCACTCCAAAACAGGATCTCTAACCGCTACGAAGTGCTGAAACCAGGAAGG ACTTTCTTGAAGGAGGGCGAGCTGATGAAGGTCTCTCGGAAGGAGATGCAGCCAAGGTACTTCGTTCTG TTCAGCGACAGTCTCCTCTATTTGGTGCCAACGCCCCAGGGCTTCTACAGGGTCAACTATGAACTTCCCTTGTCTGGCATGAAGGTGATGGTGCCTCCGCAACAGGACTACCAAAACGAGTTCAGCGTCTACACCACAAAGCGTTCCTTCATCTTGTCTGCCAG CTCGCCTGAGGAACGTGAGGAGTGGATATCGGCCCTGACTAAAGCCATCGAGGACAACATCCATCGCAAGAGCTCCTTCCACGTCCTGAAAAAG GAGGGTTCGCAGTCCTCAACGAGCTCCGAGTTGGGCCGCGAAGCTCCCGTGTGGATTCCCGACCAGCGTGTGACCATGTGCCAGCTGTGCACAAGCGGCTTCACCTTCACCCACCGGCGGCACCACTGCCGGGCCTGTGGCAAGGTGGTCTGCGCCACCTGCTCCTCCCACCGGCTGCCGCTACCCTACCTGGGCAGCGACAAGCCCGTCCGCATCTGCGACGACTGCTTCCGCTCCCTCCAGTGTGGTG GTGAACTGAGGGACCATCCAGAAGCAGATGGAGATGGCGACCAAAGCCAggcaagaagaaagaaacatggcGGAGTTCTCCAG GAGGTTGCAGCCAATGACCTGGGATCGTCGATCAGCGGCTACCTGCATCATTGGTCAAAGAAAGCCTGGAAGCGGCAGTGGTTTGTCGTTAAGGAGCATGTGTTGTATGTCTACAAGGCAAGTGAGGACGTAGCTGCTCTTCGGACGGTTCCACTTCTCGGCTACCAAGTGGGCACAGTCAAAAAG GGCTACGAAGAAGTTCCACGAGAGCAGCTCTTTCTTCTGGAACACACGGGCCTTGACCCGCTTATCTTCTATGCAGACACACCAGATCTTGCAGCAAA GTGGCGGGAGGCAATGGAAGAGGCAACAAAACTGAGCTGA